One Armatimonadota bacterium DNA window includes the following coding sequences:
- the lptC gene encoding LPS export ABC transporter periplasmic protein LptC gives MSRRAAAVVASAALVALAVWRWTAGPPPGPPAVPGAVSPAVPSGTPASPSPLLEVQGSRLVGSDEAGRRLWDLEADSLRVDRQRRTVDVIGPRGRWYAGRTVAAVFEAPRGRYLADDGVIELEGGVTATSADGRTVRARQIRWDIRRGGVEARGDVVLRQPGAVLRADTLRGDAALTTVILEGRVMVDIGR, from the coding sequence GTGTCCAGACGCGCGGCGGCGGTCGTGGCGTCGGCGGCGCTGGTTGCCCTGGCGGTCTGGCGGTGGACCGCCGGCCCTCCGCCGGGTCCTCCCGCCGTCCCGGGAGCGGTGTCTCCGGCGGTCCCCTCCGGAACTCCGGCGTCGCCCTCTCCCCTCCTGGAGGTGCAGGGATCGCGCCTGGTGGGGTCGGATGAGGCCGGCCGCCGGCTGTGGGATCTGGAGGCGGACAGCCTGCGGGTGGACCGCCAGAGGCGGACGGTGGACGTGATCGGGCCTCGGGGCCGGTGGTACGCGGGCAGGACCGTGGCGGCGGTCTTCGAGGCGCCCCGGGGCCGCTACCTGGCCGATGACGGCGTCATCGAACTGGAGGGGGGCGTCACCGCCACCTCCGCCGACGGGCGGACGGTTCGGGCCCGGCAGATCCGGTGGGACATCCGCCGCGGAGGGGTGGAGGCCCGGGGCGACGTGGTGCTGCGCCAGCCGGGCGCGGTCCTCCGCGCCGACACCTTGCGCGGCGACGCCGCCCTGACCACGGTGATCCTGGAGGGGCGCGTCATGGTTGACATCGGGCGGTGA
- the lptB gene encoding LPS export ABC transporter ATP-binding protein yields MLEALGLVKRYGSRRVVDGVSLRVERGETVGLLGPNGAGKTTTFYMIVGLVRPDAGDVRLDGVSLASLPVHVRARRGIGYLAQEPSVFRGLTVEENILMVLEANGTPRARRRQVLESLLEELDLVPLRRQRGATLSGGERRRVEIARVLAANPAYVLLDEPFTGVDPRSVAELQDVVRYLRQRGMGVVITDHNVRDTLAITDRATIIHQGRILLEGRPDQILADPEVRRVFLGERFEL; encoded by the coding sequence ATGCTGGAAGCCCTCGGCCTGGTCAAGCGCTACGGGTCCCGGAGGGTGGTGGACGGGGTCTCCCTGCGCGTGGAGCGCGGGGAGACGGTCGGCCTGCTGGGTCCCAACGGCGCCGGCAAGACGACCACCTTCTACATGATCGTGGGGCTGGTCCGCCCCGACGCCGGCGACGTCAGGCTGGACGGGGTCTCCCTGGCGTCGCTGCCCGTCCACGTCCGGGCGCGCAGGGGCATCGGCTACCTGGCCCAGGAGCCGTCGGTGTTCAGGGGGCTGACGGTGGAGGAGAACATCCTGATGGTCCTGGAGGCCAACGGCACGCCCCGGGCGCGCCGCCGGCAGGTCCTGGAGTCGCTGCTGGAGGAACTGGATCTGGTCCCCCTGCGCCGGCAGCGGGGAGCCACCCTGTCGGGAGGCGAGCGCCGCCGGGTCGAGATCGCGCGGGTCCTGGCCGCCAACCCGGCCTACGTCCTGCTGGACGAGCCGTTCACCGGCGTGGACCCGCGCTCGGTGGCCGAGCTGCAGGACGTGGTCCGGTACCTCAGGCAGCGGGGGATGGGGGTGGTGATCACCGACCACAACGTGCGGGATACGCTGGCCATCACCGACCGGGCCACCATCATCCACCAGGGGCGGATCCTGCTGGAAGGCCGGCCCGACCAGATCCTCGCCGACCCCGAGGTCCGGCGGGTCTTTCTGGGGGAGCGCTTTGAACTCTGA
- a CDS encoding LptA/OstA family protein, protein MPIEITGATRVEVDEAVGVWVLVGSPVVVRRGSVRIQAPSIRYEVRPQVVAATGGVTYGDPSGEVRAQTLTAWLADERVRAEGDVVAVAGGPPPVELRAARADADRARGVVAASGGVTVRRGDLVLRAAEATYTQADRRVVAAGDAVVDSEAGMLAADRLEALLAEEVVVAEGRVRFRYRDIAGTADRARLSRRDRIAVLAGAASAQMGAHRVTADVLTVDLAARRVTAAGAARLTVAAPP, encoded by the coding sequence GTGCCCATCGAGATCACCGGCGCCACCCGGGTCGAGGTGGATGAGGCGGTCGGCGTGTGGGTCCTGGTCGGGTCTCCGGTGGTGGTGCGCCGGGGGAGCGTGCGCATCCAGGCTCCGTCGATCCGCTACGAGGTCCGCCCGCAGGTGGTGGCGGCGACGGGAGGCGTGACCTACGGCGATCCGTCCGGCGAGGTGCGGGCACAGACCCTTACCGCCTGGCTGGCCGACGAGCGGGTCCGGGCGGAGGGCGATGTGGTCGCGGTGGCCGGCGGGCCGCCCCCGGTGGAGCTGCGCGCCGCCCGGGCGGACGCCGACCGGGCCCGGGGCGTGGTCGCCGCCTCGGGAGGCGTCACGGTGCGGCGGGGGGATCTGGTCCTGCGCGCGGCGGAGGCGACCTACACCCAGGCCGACCGCCGCGTCGTCGCCGCCGGCGACGCCGTGGTGGACTCGGAGGCCGGGATGCTGGCGGCAGACCGGCTGGAGGCCCTGCTGGCGGAGGAGGTTGTGGTGGCCGAGGGGCGCGTGCGCTTCCGCTATCGGGACATCGCCGGGACCGCCGACAGGGCCCGCCTGAGCCGGCGGGACAGGATCGCGGTGCTGGCCGGAGCGGCCTCCGCGCAGATGGGGGCCCACCGCGTCACCGCCGACGTCCTGACCGTGGACCTGGCGGCGCGCCGGGTCACCGCCGCGGGCGCCGCCCGCCTGACCGTGGCCGCCCCTCCCTGA